The Spea bombifrons isolate aSpeBom1 chromosome 4, aSpeBom1.2.pri, whole genome shotgun sequence genome segment GGAGCAGACAGAGCCGCAGCTACACAGATCAGCAACACAGCAGCCTTGTGATTGGCTCATCTACGCTTCTCGCTTCCAATTTGCTATAACGATTGCCAATCAATGCTTACAAGTAGGCGGGACTAATAAGGACAGCGAGAGGAAAAGGGAGTCTGGCTGCTGCAGCCTAAAACAGAAAGAGGGGGGATCCGCAGCACAGCAGAGCAGACCCGGCGCACAGGGCTCTGCAGCACAGCAAGACCTGGAGGCACTAACAGCCATACACAGCTCAGGCCAGCTGGATCTGCAGCACAACAGGCTCTGCAGGTAAACACAGCCTGCACAACACACACAGACCTGCACATAGCAGCATTTAAACACAAGCTTGCAGGGCAACATGGGCTGCTGTGCAGCCAACACTTTACATGCAGTGCAGAGCATCCtaacaacacccccctgctctGCAGAGCCCAGACAACAGCATACATCCACCCTGCTTGCAGTGCAAGTGCCCAAATTGCCCATCAGCAATGTGCATGTACTGCATCCTTAGGTGCTtgccttattcctccccaccaaACTCATAACTATCCATGCATTCTTATGATTGGTTGATTGCAATGTTTATGCTGCTGTATTACTGCACACAATGCTTAGCAGGACTGTACAATGAAGTCATTCATCGAGGCGTGTGTGTTTTTAGCAGACTTGTATATTATTCTGTTCTGTTTGTAAACAATTTAGGGCGCCCTTGGCCCTAGAGCTCGCAATCTAACCGGGCCAGCCGCTGTAAGTTTCCATTTCGTTTGCCGCTGTGCGCTGTTAAGAAGCTACTTCCTTGCGTTGGCATCTGTGTGTTTGTCTGAGCTGTTACAGGAAATTTTAGTCTGCGATTTTCCTGTTTATAGAATCATCTCAGTAAAAAGCGGCGCGAGTCACTGAGACCTTTATTTGTTTCCAGGCAGTGAAATAAGAGATACATGTGTGCATGTTACacgcgtgtgtgtatatgtatgtttatataatatatatatatatatatatatatataatgtgtgggcgtgcgtatgtgtgtgtgtgtgtgtgtatatatatatatatatatatatatatatatatatatatatatgtatgtttatatgtgtgggtgggtgtgtttatgtgtatgtttatgtatgtatctgCATTACAGAATTCATGCAAAGGTGGAATCAGGACTTTTGTGGTTTGGTTTTATTACCCCAGGTTTAATGTAATTATCCATTATTTATCCCAGCTTTGGAGAACTGGATCAATTGAGGGGGATTTATAACGGTACAGTGCCTAAAACTGCCACAATGATATGTATGATATGGAATTAcctactgtgtgtgtgtgtgtgtgtgtacgtatgtaCGTACGTACGtacgtacatacatacaaacatacatacaatctCCATAAACCATGTTTGGCACCTCCAAAtactcttgatttttttttttctctctcatacTCCAGCCAACATGGAAACAACAATATGTTATTCTTAGCGTTCACACGTTTTGAAAATGTACATAATTTTTGAAcggggataataataataataaatctaatatTGTAAATGTGAAAAGTAGTCTTAaccccatagcaaccagtgaaaTAAACTTTAAGAATTAAGCATCTACCCAAGacttaaaatttaaaattttaaatatattataataacttTTTAGCGGACCGGATTATTCATAGAACGAGACCTAGAATCAGATATGGTTTTTTCAGGGTATCCGAGGTCACAGATTTTCCCATCAAGCTCCCAGTTTGCCAAACCAATAAACACTCAAATGAAACCATTTCTCTGAAAAATAGATCTGATAAAATGTTGACTCGTGCCCCCCCggttatttgtaatatatacgGTGACACCAAAATGCTTTAGCATCTTCTCTATACATTTGGTGTCCAGGTGTTTAATGCAACACCTGGATGGAGCTGAAGGAGGAGGTACCCAAACATGGTTGCCTGTCTGCCGCTCTTGAGACCGCTGGAGTTGTGTCCACTTCGCTACATTTCACTGAAAAGCTATATTCTTCATTctcgtggattttttttttagtttacgaACCTCCCAACGTGAAGGGGCAGCGTTTTTATCTGATCTTCTGTTTGGAAGAGATTGTGAATTGTTGCCCCAGAGCGAGTCGTTGTGTCGCACGCGCCTTTTGGTTGTAGATATCTCTATCTTTAAAGACAATCACGAGGCTACAGGCCCCAGCCTGGTGTATATCTGAGCAAGATGAGTATTAAGGAGAACCccggagggggggggagaagagCCCCGGGATATAAGCCACAAGACTTTCCTAATTATTTGTAAGAATTCTTATCATTTATGTTCGCAGGAAAAGCACTCGGGACGCACGAAGAATAGATTTGCAGATATTTGTTTATAAGGGTTTAGCTTAACGTAAAATCAGCTGTCGAGAGACATCCGAATACACGCAAAATATTCAAGGGGCCCTTTCGTGAATATGATAGCTGTATGTCCCCCTTAATATTCATTTTGTCCTCCTGTACAGAGGggctctgcagaatccccccaataTAAGTTTGCTGCTTTCTAAGCCAAAAACTCAACTCCTGCTTGCCAAAATGCCCTCGTGCTGTACTCCCTGACAGCAAGCTCCAGGGGGCTAACGAGACCACCACATACATGTCCTGATTTCAGTGTGAGTGCTTTACTCGCTGGCTGCCTGAAGTAGCCACAGGTAAAGTAGACTATGAAGGAAgaactgcagctctggagctgcagcttttcctTCAGATAAGTACCTTTTTAATTCCCAACAGGTTGAAGAATGCGTGTTAAAGTACTTTGATCCACGTTCTTCATTGATTATTCTATATGGACACTAATCTGTTCCATTAAAACTTCTTTAAAATCGCTAATTCCTCTTTTATGCTTCACTTAAGaatgcaacccccccccaaaacattgATCACATTTGTGTAATGCCTTTAAAATTTGTTCTttgtcttaatttttttttttaaatttgataaACGGACAGTAAGTATCCAGGGCTTTTATTCTGAAGGAACAGGTCTAGCTATGAAACACCACGGTGTTGTATATACGTATACATGCATGCGCACACGCTATCCCTCAGCCAGCTCAGCTCATACCTCCACCACCTTCAGAAGCTGTCGCTAGTACCGAGTGGTGGGCACCATCCTTGAacgtataccttttttttttatctgataacACCCATTCAAGGGTCTCCTCATAAAACCAACACCACAGGATATATGAGCAGCCAGTTTTCAAGTTCAAATTGAAGAAGTGTAGACATCACTGAGTGGCAACCACATTTTGGGTGACCTCTTATCCTTTAAGAAATTCTGCTCTGGGGATTCAATAGACTTAGAACCGGCCAAAATGTGTATCGCACGTCTGAGAGATTATACGCTTATTTCAGGGTACGTTGCAACATTGGTCTTATTACGAAGTTTCAGTGGTCCACTTTAACCGCAAGACTTCCTTCATCGTGGCTTGCTGCACATCTGTAAACTAGTATATTTTTAACCTGTTGTCTTGGAGACTGTGGCTACaaataaacttgtttttagAACAAAAGTATATGTGAAACTGGTCATTTACATTCGCGTGTCACATCCTGAATTTTGGTTTTCAGGTGGTGGTGTTACTAAAGActcctaaaatatattaattcatttattttttttatttctcctagGTAAAACCGACTAGGTACTTGGCCAGAAAGGGAGCCCCAAGCCACGATGTCAAAGTATAAACTTGTTATGTTGAGGCATGGCGAAGGTGCCTGGACTGTTGAAAACCGCTTTTGCAGCTGGGTTGATCAGAAGCTGAGTCTCGACGGAATAAAGGAAGCGGAAATGTGCGGAAAACATCTTAAGTCGTTGGGTTTTGAGTTTGATGTGGTCTTCACTTCGGTACTGAGTCGTTCTATACAAACAGCGTGGCTGGTGTTGCAAGAGCTGGGACAGGAGTGGGTTCCGGTACAGAGTTCTTGGAGACTGAACGAGAGGCATTACGGGGCGCTGATTGGTCTCAACCGAGCAGACCTGGCGTTGAACCATGGTGAAGAACAAGTGAAGATGTGGAGGAGAAGCTACGATGTCGCTCCTCCGCCGATAGACGAGAGCCATCCCTATTACCAAGTAATACACACAGATCGGAGGTACTCTCGTTGCGATATACAAGAGGAAAAGCTGCCAAAATCGGAGAGCTTGAAGCAAGTCATAGAGAGACTTCTCCCCTACTGGAATGATGTGATTGCACCACAAATTAAACAAGGCAAAAATGTTCTTATATCTGCCCATGGAAACAGCACAAGGGCATTGTTAAAGCATTTAGAAGGTATGCACTCCACcccccccaacacccccctccaaaaaaaaaaaagctaagctATTGTGGCTCGTGACTAAGCTTGGGTGATCATTTGAAACAATTTGGAGTCAGACCATGTACAAATTCCTAACAAGCACTAGACCACAAGTGCTGacaaattattttgattgtGTGCATAATACTATAGGAGAATAcaactttgtgtgtgtgtgtgtgtttgtgaatgGTGATGTCACTTTAAAGGCAAAAAACACACGTTGGGAAGCGCGCCTTTCCATCAAAAAATGGATCAAACTGACCTTTTAAAACGGCCTTCATtcatttctatgtattttattattatatttttctgtgggatgtgtatgtgtgtgtatgtatatgtgatatattataGTAGGCTGCTGGCACTTGGCGTGTAACGCAGTGGACTTGGAAGGAAAGTTCAATGTGTAAGAGTATCTGGTTATTTAATCACTACTTGCTGACCTTTACAAAGCCAAGTTCATGCTTCTTGCGAGCGTCTCCTAGGATATAGCCTTTTTTCTCACTTTATGTATAAACCGGAACTTTGATTACAGCTGGGGAATAAATTGTGTAATACGTTATTTTACATCTTAAAGATACTCTTAAGCAcgaaatataaaaatgattattattaaatattaataaaatatatttgcacaGAGTCTATTGGACTAATTATTCTAACCTggtttttatatatagcgcTTTATAATAACACCCGTCCTTCTTTGTTCTTCTGTAATTCAACAGGTATTTCTGATACAGACATAATAAACATTTCTCTTCCGACTGGCGTTCCTGTGCTCCTAGAACTTGATGAAAACCTGCACCCGGTTAAGCCTCACGTGTTCCTGGGCGATCAGCAGGCCATCCAAGCTGCCATCAAAAAAGTGGAGGATCAAGGCAAAGTGAAACCTACCAAGAATTAGTTCCTTTGTTTACTTCCGTGGCATTTGCTTGAGGGGATTTTCCAgtgttttgtgtaatttgtaGCAAATCCTGTAAAtagttattttctgttttgttttaattgtttttcaaaCATACGCTACTGTGAAACGTTTGGGGTCATATAGCTGTTTTCATCGAAAATAGGaatatttctagctgtaacaaaaTAGCAAAAGTGTGTTTCTAACGATCGGTTAGCCTCTTAaacataaacttggatcagcgaacacaacgtgccattggaacacaggagtgatgaagggcctctgtatgtCTATGACggtattccattaaaaaaaaaatcgtttcCAGCTATAATAGTCATTTACCACATTCACAATccgcttttctttcaaaaactagGAAAtatctaagtgaccccaaacttttgaatggtagtgtatatagttctatattttgtatatgtatattttgcgTATTGTTTATGTTGTAGAAGGCACTTCCTAATATTCTGGGTATTAATGATCTAGTCTGCaccttagtgtatagtgtttttttttcccattttgcttttatttttctgttttcttcctttttgcagaattttttatctttgttgAAGGTGTGTTACAAGATCGCCATCAATGCTGATGAATTCTGATTTCACATCCAAAGCCGGTGCTCTGTTTGTTCTAGCTTTAGTCTTTTAATGAGGTGCAGGCACATGGGTCTAAGTAGTTAGGAGCAAGAGAACAAATACTATATCCGCAGACAGGTTTgggcttttttaaccccttaaggacaacgggcggtccctaaacccattgaaaacaatgcacgggctttgtcattaaggggttgaTGTGAGCCCCTGGATGTTGTGAATCCATAACTGACTGTGTTCTTTGTAACGCCACTATAGGTATTGCTTGGATATG includes the following:
- the BPGM gene encoding bisphosphoglycerate mutase; the protein is MSKYKLVMLRHGEGAWTVENRFCSWVDQKLSLDGIKEAEMCGKHLKSLGFEFDVVFTSVLSRSIQTAWLVLQELGQEWVPVQSSWRLNERHYGALIGLNRADLALNHGEEQVKMWRRSYDVAPPPIDESHPYYQVIHTDRRYSRCDIQEEKLPKSESLKQVIERLLPYWNDVIAPQIKQGKNVLISAHGNSTRALLKHLEGISDTDIINISLPTGVPVLLELDENLHPVKPHVFLGDQQAIQAAIKKVEDQGKVKPTKN